A stretch of Henckelia pumila isolate YLH828 chromosome 4, ASM3356847v2, whole genome shotgun sequence DNA encodes these proteins:
- the LOC140866629 gene encoding low temperature-induced protein lt101.2 — MGSATFVEVLLAIFLPPLGVFLRFGCGMEFWICLLLTILGYIPGILYALYVLVA; from the exons atgGGTTCTGCAACATTCGTCGAAGTTCTTTTGGCCATATTTTTGCCACCCCTCGGAGTATTCCTAAGATTCGGCTGTGGA ATGGAATTTTGGATATGCTTGTTGCTGACAATCTTGGGGTACATACCAGGGATCTTATATGCACTTTACGTGTTGGTTGCATAG